The Methanofastidiosum sp. genome has a window encoding:
- a CDS encoding elongation factor 1-beta yields MIMPDSPDVDIGVMKKAIEAAVPSNMKLHKIEEIPIAFGLVSLKVMLLGKDQAGGTDELENNLSSIQNVTQVEVTDVRRLVG; encoded by the coding sequence ATGATTATGCCAGATTCCCCTGATGTGGATATCGGGGTAATGAAAAAGGCTATTGAGGCTGCAGTACCTTCCAACATGAAGCTTCACAAAATTGAAGAAATTCCGATTGCATTTGGACTTGTATCTTTGAAGGTAATGTTGCTAGGCAAAGACCAGGCAGGCGGCACGGATGAACTTGAAAACAATTTGTCAAGCATCCAGAATGTTACCCAAGTTGAGGTAACTGATGTCAGAAGATTGGTCGGTTAA